The Pseudomonadota bacterium nucleotide sequence CCGGCAGCCTTATGTTTTCAATTGTTTTGCCTGTTATAGGACTATTCTTATTGACCGAAAACTCAATTACTTCCGCCTTTCCGGTCAGGATGCTGTAAATGCTTTTAATATTGCCTTTTCTTATAAATTTTAAGACAGCATCGACCGTACTTCTTTTAGGGCTCACAATAGAATCTATGCCAAGACTGGAAGCTATTGAAAGATAATTTCTTCTTGTGACAATTGCAATTGATCTTTTTATACCAAATGTCTTCGCATAGATTGCAGCAAGAATATTTAATTCCTGTTTGTTTGTTGTTGTCACAATCAAATCGTAGGAATACAACTGCTCTTCTTCAAAAATGTCCCTGTCCGAAATATCACTATGTATAATAGTAGCTTTGGGAAATTCATCCGCCAGAATTTTGCAATTCTCATAATCAGAATCTATGATTTTAATATTACGGTGTTGCTCCATAAGATATCTTGCAGTGTATCTACCAATTCTTCCACCTCCCACAATCACAATATTTTTGATAATCAAAGAAGACCTTCCAAACTCACTAAGAACATCTTCCAGTATATTCCGGGTTGCAACCAAATATATATTGTCGTTTTCCCTGATAATTGTGTTTCCCGATGGAATAATAACCTTGTCCTGGCGCACTATACATGAAATTAAAAAATCTTTTTTTAAGCTTTCCTTTATTTGTCTTAAAGATTTATCTTTAAAAAAAGAAGTGCTGGATATAACAACATTTCTCATCTGAACATTAGCATTGCTGAAAAGCATTAAATCGCTGGAAGCTCCATACATAACACTTGCTACTATCTCTCTTGCCGCCTCCAGTTCAGGATTAACAAAAAAGTCTATTCCAAGAAAAACTTTCTCAAAATTTCTGATACTGGAATAGTCGAGATTCCTAACCCTTGCAATCTTGTTAGGCACTTTAAACTCGCTTGCAACAAGGGCGCATGAAATCATATTTACTTCATCGGAATCAGTTACGCTAAGGAAGAAATCAGCCTTTTCAATACCGGCTTTTCTTAAAATCTTTGGATTATTTCCTTCACCTGTTATAACAATACAATCAAGATGAGTTGAGGCATGTTTAGCAACATCAGGGTTTTTCTCGATTATTACAACATCCTTATTATCTGCTATTAACTGTGCCGCTAATTGAGAACCAACACCGCCGGCACCTACGATTACAATTTTCATGATAATCTTCTTTTTAATAATAAAGAATTAATTTCTTTCTACAACTTAGCCAACTATTTTTGACAAATAAGTGGTTGGGAAAATTATTCCAATACTTATTCTCTGATATCCCAAGATATTCTACTACTTTTATGTTCCCGATATTGTTTCAGTTTGGTTAAGACTACCATCTTATATATCATGACCAAAGGAGCAAATCCAGTTCAAACTGTCCGGTATTGTATATTGAATATTTGTAACCGAAGTATTTTTTGCTTTCAAGCGCTATTAAAATATAAATAGTATTTTTTAAAAAACTATGCTTTGATAAAAAATATGATATTTTTAAAATGGTTTAAGTAACAATCCGCTAAGATATAATATTTTATATAATATGAAAATTCACCATTACAAAAGATCTTTATCCATTGTTATTTTTCTGCTTTGCTGCTCTGTAAGTCTTGTCTTATGGAAAGATGAAAATAATGATGAGCGCAAAATGATTTTGCGACAAACGCAAGCATCGGCAGAACAGGTTAAAATTCGTATTGAAGGCATGATGAATGCCAGAATGTCTTCACTCGATTTATTGGCCGAGAGGTGGGTGGACAGAACTCCTCCTGATTTCAGTAAACTGCGTTTTATTCAGTTTGCCAAAACCTTTTTCGGCCACTACCCCGGTTTTTTCGGTATTAACTGGATTGATCCTTATGGCACAGTTCAATGGACTTTCCCGCAGGAATACAATACGGATATAGTTAATAAAAATATCCATGACTTGGATACGGATATACGTAATACCTTCGAAACTGTCCGGCAAACCCTTAAATTCAAAACAACACCGTGTCATGAAATGCGTAAGGGTGAAATAACCTTTGATACATTCTGGCCGCTGATTTACAAAAACAAAATTAATGGGTACTTGAACGGAGCATTTCATGTTCAGGATATTATGGATATATGTATTGCAAAAAATATATCAAATAATTTCAGCATTATGATATATGAAGACGATCGGCTGATTTATATGAATCTTAAGGAACCTAAAACAAAACAGAAACTTTTGTATAAACAGTTTGTTATAATGGAAGGCATCCGTTTTCCCGGAAAAATATGGAAGATGCATTTTGAACCACGGAAGTCATTATTTAAATTTACAACTATTCCCAACCAATTATACCTGCTTTTCGGTCTAATAATTTCTGCTACCCTTTCGGTTGTTTTCTTTCTTCTTCTTCAGCGTATTGAAATGTACCGTAATGCAAGAAACAGCGCTTTTGAAGAAATTGAAAAACGAAAAATATCGGAAGCGGCACTTCAGAAAAATGAAATAGAACTTAAAAATACTATGGAAAAACTGGTTGCAAAAAATACCGAGATGGAGTCTTTTCTGTATTCGATATCACATGATCTTAAAACACCAATTGTAACAATTGATGGTTTTATCGGAGCATTGCGCGAAGATTTTGGAAATGATCTTCCGGAAAGCGCCGAAGGTTATTTTCAATATATAAGTGAAGCTACAAAAAAAATGGGGCTTCTTATAAATGATCTTATCGAATTATCCCGAATCGGCCGGGTAAATGAAAAAAAGATGCCGCTACAGTTTGGAGAAATCGTCGAATCTGCCATGAGTATGCTGAAGCCGCAAATTGAAGCCAAAGGAATTTCTATAAATATCGGTCAGAATCTTCCGGCTGTTTACGGTGAAAAGAAACGACTGATCCAGCTTGTTGAAAACCTGCTATCAAATGCGATTAAATATATAGGAAAAGATAATCCATCACCTGAAATTGAGATCGGACATAAAAAAGATGGGGAACAGGATGTTTTTTTCGTTAAAGATAATGGTATAGGTATTCAGCACAGATATCAAAAAATTATTTTTCAGGTATTCCAACGGCTGCCTGATGCAAAAAAAGCCGGAGAAGGTACCGGCATAGGACTTGCCATAGTTGCAAGGATAATTAAACATCATAATGGAGAGATCCGGGTGTCATCAGAACCAGGACAGGGAAGTACATTTTTCTTTACATTAAATAATAGAGAGGTTTAATAATATGATATTTGAACCATCAAGCATTCTTCTTGTAGAAGATGAAAAAGCTCACGCGGAATTAACCAAGCGCGCAATTCGCAAAGCCGGCAATGTTAATCGCATAATTGTTGCAGTTGATGGTGAAGAAGCTCTGGACTATCTTTATAACCGTGGCAAATACGCTGATAAAGTTAATAATCCCACAGTCGGTCTTATACTGCTTGATATCAAGCTTCCTGGTATAGATGGAATTGAGGTTTTAAAACAAATCAAGGAAGACCCTAAACTGAAAAAAATACCGGTAATCATGCTCACCACCTCAGGCCGGGAAGAAGATATTGGCAATTCATATGATCACTATGCAAACAGCTATCTTACAAAACCTGTGGGATTCAAGGAATTTGAAGAAAAAATTATGCAGTTAAATTCTTACTGGCTGCTTATTAATGAGCCGCCGGTATTTGAAGAATAGACACTTCACTTTCATAAGGATTTGATATTATAATGGATGATAAAGCAAAAACTCTGCAAGTTGCTATTATCGAAGATGAAGATGCACATTATTTTCTCATAGAACGTGCTATTAAAAATAAAATTCCTTTCTCCTCGATACATTCTTTCAAATCTGCCGGTGAATTTCTGGAAAAATTTATTGAAACCAGTTTTGATATCATCGTTACCGATTATCAGCTTCCGGACATGACCGGAATAGAGCTTTTGGAAATTCTAAACAATGAAGGAAATAAAATTCCCGTTATCATGGTTACAGGTCAGGGAAATGAGATGGTTGCCGTACGAGCCATGAAACTCGGGGTCTGGGATTATCTGGTAAAGTCTAATGATTTTTTTACACTCCTGCCTCTTGTTATCGAAAAGATTTCCCGTGAACGTAATCTTGAAATCTCTTTACGAAAAAGCGAAGAAAGGTTTAGAATTGTATTTGAAAATTCTCCCATAGGCATTGGGCTTTACGATTCCGGTGGATACCCGATCGAGACAAACAAAGCTCTGATGAATATATTTGGAATTTGTGATTCTGAAAATTTAAAAAAATCTAATCTCTTTGATGATGCTAATATCCCTGATTCAATAAAATCAAAATTATTTAATAGTGAAAGCGTCCAGGCCGAACTCTCTTACAATTTAGAATTAATAAAAAGCACGGGATTATACGATACAAATAAGTCGGGTAATATTGACATTGATATACTTATAAAAAAAATAGGCACCATAGATGACCTTCATTCATCAGGCTATTTGGTCCTTGTTCAAGACAATACCGAGCGTAAAAAAGCTAATGAAAACATTCACAGGCTTTCACAACAATTGCTTGCTGCTCAGGAAATGGAACGCCAGATGATTTCCCGCGATCTGCACGATAAAATCGCTCAGGATCTTTCAATGCTCAAAATCGGAAACGAAACCCTCCTTGACGACAATGGTCGGCCTGCTGTAGATATTAAAAAAAGAATTCTGGAACAAACTAATATTCTTCAGAGTATAATAACTGCGGTAAGGGATATGTCTTATGATTTACGGCCTCCGGGTCTTGATCAGTTCGGGATCGGATCAACAATATATCAATACTGCAAGGATTTTTCCAAAAAGACACAACTTGCTATAGATTATAGTGATGCAGGCATAGACAATATATACCTGGAACCGGATATCGAGATAA carries:
- a CDS encoding sensor histidine kinase — encoded protein: MILRQTQASAEQVKIRIEGMMNARMSSLDLLAERWVDRTPPDFSKLRFIQFAKTFFGHYPGFFGINWIDPYGTVQWTFPQEYNTDIVNKNIHDLDTDIRNTFETVRQTLKFKTTPCHEMRKGEITFDTFWPLIYKNKINGYLNGAFHVQDIMDICIAKNISNNFSIMIYEDDRLIYMNLKEPKTKQKLLYKQFVIMEGIRFPGKIWKMHFEPRKSLFKFTTIPNQLYLLFGLIISATLSVVFFLLLQRIEMYRNARNSAFEEIEKRKISEAALQKNEIELKNTMEKLVAKNTEMESFLYSISHDLKTPIVTIDGFIGALREDFGNDLPESAEGYFQYISEATKKMGLLINDLIELSRIGRVNEKKMPLQFGEIVESAMSMLKPQIEAKGISINIGQNLPAVYGEKKRLIQLVENLLSNAIKYIGKDNPSPEIEIGHKKDGEQDVFFVKDNGIGIQHRYQKIIFQVFQRLPDAKKAGEGTGIGLAIVARIIKHHNGEIRVSSEPGQGSTFFFTLNNREV
- a CDS encoding response regulator, giving the protein MIFEPSSILLVEDEKAHAELTKRAIRKAGNVNRIIVAVDGEEALDYLYNRGKYADKVNNPTVGLILLDIKLPGIDGIEVLKQIKEDPKLKKIPVIMLTTSGREEDIGNSYDHYANSYLTKPVGFKEFEEKIMQLNSYWLLINEPPVFEE
- the trkA gene encoding Trk system potassium transporter TrkA, with the protein product MKIVIVGAGGVGSQLAAQLIADNKDVVIIEKNPDVAKHASTHLDCIVITGEGNNPKILRKAGIEKADFFLSVTDSDEVNMISCALVASEFKVPNKIARVRNLDYSSIRNFEKVFLGIDFFVNPELEAAREIVASVMYGASSDLMLFSNANVQMRNVVISSTSFFKDKSLRQIKESLKKDFLISCIVRQDKVIIPSGNTIIRENDNIYLVATRNILEDVLSEFGRSSLIIKNIVIVGGGRIGRYTARYLMEQHRNIKIIDSDYENCKILADEFPKATIIHSDISDRDIFEEEQLYSYDLIVTTTNKQELNILAAIYAKTFGIKRSIAIVTRRNYLSIASSLGIDSIVSPKRSTVDAVLKFIRKGNIKSIYSILTGKAEVIEFSVNKNSPITGKTIENIRLPDNTLILAVTRGFESYIPGGKFLIQEGDDIITITTKESVSELEEIFNR
- a CDS encoding response regulator, with amino-acid sequence MDDKAKTLQVAIIEDEDAHYFLIERAIKNKIPFSSIHSFKSAGEFLEKFIETSFDIIVTDYQLPDMTGIELLEILNNEGNKIPVIMVTGQGNEMVAVRAMKLGVWDYLVKSNDFFTLLPLVIEKISRERNLEISLRKSEERFRIVFENSPIGIGLYDSGGYPIETNKALMNIFGICDSENLKKSNLFDDANIPDSIKSKLFNSESVQAELSYNLELIKSTGLYDTNKSGNIDIDILIKKIGTIDDLHSSGYLVLVQDNTERKKANENIHRLSQQLLAAQEMERQMISRDLHDKIAQDLSMLKIGNETLLDDNGRPAVDIKKRILEQTNILQSIITAVRDMSYDLRPPGLDQFGIGSTIYQYCKDFSKKTQLAIDYSDAGIDNIYLEPDIEINLYRLVQEGLNNIRKHANAGHAVIKLVASYPNIILRIEDNGMGFDVKKRLAGLTKEKRMGLRSMEERVSLLDGKMNVTSHPGKGTKILIEIPLKEKKYGLKENSTDS